A window of the Ostrea edulis chromosome 1, xbOstEdul1.1, whole genome shotgun sequence genome harbors these coding sequences:
- the LOC125663744 gene encoding uncharacterized protein LOC125663744, with the protein MTSGEFCKDFKVSLRIRTENSSSRRRVRDIIGEFDFTYAISPPIMQFIFTEDFNTFKNYMQNNGYSLDGSKSPIEVTKISAKRTLENIEVLGDELCDVISCFTIGYDIRTIAVLSGMDGSTFDSLLSSFDLAVKWNKENNCLCICGKHLQVEKAYQEIQEKYSELWTYSKDAFIDLKKEDEKHVHITVSTDVRSPIVRQCSLTIDVLPFLYNCAPVLNIVTTEVIRPAMEDANVKLIKEELKQSTFSTLEALCLSVLNSFISVTCGYICRPLLVPQEIQQDIKTKVTRFEDLSFVWHIEDNLLWVCSTREKFQSRFEELMKIVHGSKVQMEYAQVPLLTQEEEEDLTVEKTIWMPPKESENKKCDKPPSNPSYQSTNENTAIYGIDEDTYKTMLQYFGQEETWITIRPRWLNDKVVIDTTIQGAREYFQKKFHELFSMKNENFIPQSYSFQRRKEGLRTESEECDSDSKMTTSNCKRRFDSEEEKQLDGIKLSTEEGLILKVYCADILLLDVECIVNASNENLMHGGGVSLVISNAAGPDLDKECQCFIEKNGPLKVGTCCTTTAGNLTRYRCVIHTVGPRWSDFENKDKCREKLRQSIYGCLQEATYQNVKSIGFPPVSTGIFGMPKIVCAEDYLSAVLEFSSHYGYQTELREIHFIDVDVDTIRVIQSAFAGRLKGSAETTKITKVITGFTIEVRGVSSKTTVDSVEFYFDNKRRSGGDGVTNVRQAKEDGAFYVTFNNEEAMKKVLQRKHKIDGIELDVKPCINTDVQAIPNQGVLSVQIYVGNITKVNVDCIVNSTNEQLMRGGGVAAAISEAAGYALDQESKDFVARNGPLPVGKCCATTAGNLPYKFVIHAVGPRWHDYSSEDKPYCLEDLQEAVEVSFKEADKLEMKSVALPAISSGIFGVPKERCAESYYKAVCGFLASYARQSLQEIHFVDRDPDMVAEIQNAFKDFKSV; encoded by the exons ATGACATCTGGCGAGTTTTGTAAAGATTTCAAAGTAAGTCTTCGCATTCGGACAGAGAACTCCAGTTCCAGAAGACGAGTGAGAGACATCATTGGAGAGTTTGATTTTACCTATGCCATATCACCTCCAATTATGCAGTTCATTTTCACGGAGGATTTTAACACATTTAAAAATTACATGCAAAACAATGGTTACTCATTAGATGGAAGTAAAAGTCCAATAGAAGTAACCAAGATTTCCGCAAAACGTACATTAGAAAATATCGAGGTACTTGGTGATGAATTATGTGATGTTATTTCTTGTTTCACGATTGGTTATGACATCAGGACTATCGCTGTTCTTTCTGGAATGGATGGATCTACTTTTGATAGCCTCCTGTCTTCCTTCGATCTTGCAGTTAAGTGGAACAAGGAGAACAATTGTTTGTGCATATGTGGGAAACATTTGCAGGTTGAAAAGGCGTATCaagaaattcaagaaaaatACTCAGAACTGTGGACATACTCCAAAGATGCATTCATAGAT TTGAAGAaggaagatgaaaaacacgtgCACATTACTGTATCAACAGATGTAAGAAGTCCTATTGTCAGGCAGTGTTCACTGACAATTGATGTGTTACCATTCCTATATAACTGCGCCCCAGTCCTGAACATAGTTACTACAGAGGTTATTAGGCCAGCAATGGAAGATGCTAATGTAAAACTGATTAAGGAGGAACTGAAGCAGTCGACATTTAGTACCCTGGAGGCattgtgtctgtctgtgttgaaTTCGTTCATTTCAGTTACATGTGGTTATATCTGTCGACCCCTCCTGGTACCACAGGAAATTCAGCAAGACATCAAGACAAAAGTGACGAGATTTGAAGACCTTTCATTCGTTTGGCACATCGAAGACAATCTACTTTGGGTATGTTCTACGAGAGAAAAATTCCAAtccagatttgaagaactcatGAAGATTGTCCATGGTTCAAAAGTTCAAATGGAATATGCTCAGGTGCCTCTACTCACACAGGAGGAAGAG GAAGATTTGACGGTAGAAAAAACGATATGGATGCCACCTAAGG AAAGTGAAAATAAGAAATGTGACAAACCGCCTTCAAATCCTTCCTACCAGAGCACAAATGAAAACACAGCAATATATGGAATAGATGAAGACACCTATAAAACTATGTTACAATATTTTGGACAAGAGGAAACTTGGATTACGATTCGACCGCGTTGGTTGAACGACAAAGTCGTCATCGATACAACGATTCAGGGTGCCagagaatattttcaaaagaaatttcatgaattattttcaatgaaGAATGAAAACTTTATTCCACAATCATATTCATTCCAAAGACGTAAAGAGGGATTGCGAACAGAATCTGAAGAATGCGATTCAGATAGCAAAATGACAACATCAAATTGCAAGCGGAGATTTGATTCAGAAGAGGAGAAACAATTAGACGGAATAAAACTCTCCACCGAGGAGGGTCTAATACTAAAAGTGTATTGCGCCGATATCCTGTTATTAGACGTGGAGTGTATCGTGAATGCTTCCAATGAAAATTTAATGCATGGAGGCGGCGTGTCTCTGGTCATATCAAACGCTGCTGGACCAGACCTGGATAAAGAGTGCCAATGCTTTATCGAAAAGAATGGGCCTCTGAAAGTAGGAACGTGTTGCACCACCACAGCAGGTAATCTCACCCGGTACCGATGTGTTATCCACACGGTAGGACCACGCTGGAGCGATTTCGAAAACAAGGACAAATGTCGAGAAAAACTCAGGCAGTCTATATATGGATGTCTGCAAGAAGCTACATATCAAAATGTAAAGTCCATTGGTTTCCCACCAGTTAGCACAG GAATATTTGGTATGCCCAAAATCGTTTGCGCGGAAGACTACCTCTCTGCTGTTTTGGAGTTCAGTTCACATTATGGATATCAAACGGAATTAAGAGAAATACATTTCATCGACGTAGATGTTGACACGATAAGAGTGATACAGAGTGCTTTCGCGGGCAGGTTGAAAG GTTCTGCAGAGACCACAAAAATCACGAAGGTGATTACCGGTTTTACAATCGAAGTGCGTGGTGTTAGCAGTAAGACAACTGTTGACTCAGTGGAGTTTTATTTCGACAACAAACGGAGATCTGGTGGGGATGGTGTAACGAACGTTAGACAAGCCAAAGAAGATGGCGCATTTTATGTCACTTTTAACAACGAAGAAG CCATGAAAAAAGTCTTACAACGGAAACACAAAATCGACGGAATAGAACTTGATGTTAAGCCTTGCATAAACACGGATGTGCAGGCCATTCCAAACCAGGGAGTATTATCTGTGCAGATTTATGTCGGAAACATTACGAAAGTAAACGTCGATTGCATAGTAAATTCAACAAATGAACAGTTAATGCGCGGAGGTGGAGTAGCAGCTGCGATTTCCGAGGCAGCCGGTTATGCCCTGGATCAGGAGAGTAAGGATTTTGTAGCTAGAAACGGTCCATTACCTGTTGGAAAGTGTTGTGCAACAACTGCAGGAAATCTTCCATACAAGTTTGTTATACACGCGGTTGGACCAAGATGGCATGACTATTCCAGTGAAGATAAACCTTACTGTCTTGAAGACCTCCAGGAAGCAGTAGAAGTTTCATTTAAAGAAGCCGACAAACTTGAAATGAAGTCTGTTGCATTGCCTGCTATAAGCTCAG GAATATTTGGAGTCCCCAAAGAAAGGTGCGCGGAGAGTTATTACAAGGCAGTATGTGGCTTTTTGGCTTCCTACGCACGGCAGAGTTTGCAGGAAATCCATTTTGTCGACAGAGATCCGGACATGGTTGCTGAAATCCAAAACGcttttaaagatttcaaaagTGTCTAA